The genomic interval TGAAATTTTTGTATCCGTCAATCTTATTTATCTCATTGATTTTTTCCCCTTATTGTTTTACGTTTCAAACGGTGAGCAATTGCTCGAATATAATCATAAATTATTATCTTACTTTTTACATAGACAAAACATGACACGTAATTACGTTTTAGATGTTTGTGATGGGAAATGACAATGACGTCCAGCTCATCGCCATTCCTTGGGGCCCCCATTTCTTACACCGTCACGCATCACATCTCACCATATTTCGACACAGCAAGCAACTTTTCCAAAGACCTCCCCTCAGAATTAGGGGATGAGATCTCTGATCCGCGGTAAAGACTGGGTCAATTTTTGATTCAGCCTTGGTATTGATGGGGACAATGATCCCCCACTTATTAACAGATGAGTATCATTATCTCCCTCTTCTTTTTTcctatttcaaaaagaaaaacagGCTATCCATCGTCCCTTCTACGCTTCACTTCATTATAAATGACACAGAGCAGAGTGTCTCGTTAAGAGATTTGCGCAAGTTAGAATTTAGTAGCATGgcttctttcttctccttttcgCATGCTTTCTCTTCCTCTCTGTTTCTTACGTTGTTGTTGTTAGGCTTCTACGAGTGCGAGGCTCAATTAACCACGACGTTCTATGACACCTCTTGCCCCAGCGTGTCGACTATCGTGCGTGACCAGGTGAGACAGGCACAGAGCTCGGATCCACGCATCCTCGCGAGCCTCACTCGCCTCTTCTTCCATGATTGCTTCGCCAACGTATGTTGCTCTGTCTCCTCTTAACTAGCTTCCTTTCATAATCGGCatgatcaaatctaaatttaatcaCTATGATGATCTTCGTAGGGTTGCGATGGATCGATATTGCTAGATAATAGCAGCACGGAGAAGGGTACTGCCCCGAACAAGAATTCTGCGCGGGGTTTTGACATCATAGATAAGATCAAAGTCGCGGTGGAAAACAACTGCTCCGGCATTGTGTCATGCTCTGACATCTTAGCTATTACCGCTGAAGCTTCAGTCAACTTAGTAAGAGTTAATTATAATTCTGTCATTTAATAAAGTTTTGAATTCGAGAGCTCAAATTCACCTTTCATTTTcattaatgattaattaattatgtgATGAATCTTCAGTTTATCCTTCTCTTAAATCAATTTctatcaaaattttgaaaactgttAAAACTTAAGGCAGGTGGGCCTTCATGGagtgtcttacttggaagaagagATGGAACTACAACCAACATAACTGCCGCGAATAACCTCCCTTCTCCCTTCGACAGTGTGACTGTCCTCCAACAAAAGTTTGCGGCTGTCAACCTTAACGTCACAGATTTAGTCGCCTTATCTGGTAATTGAACAACTCTCTTGAAGTATGACAACGTTTACATACATACATGAATATCGACTTTAATTTTAAATAGATTGTAAATTGTAGGAGCTCACACCTTTGGGCGCGCACAATGTCGGACATTCAACCAGCGGCTCTACAACTTCGGTGACACAGGCAACCCAGATCCATCGTTGAACACCACATACCTCTCCGCATTGCAGCAGAGTTGCCCGCAGGGCGGAAACGTCAGCGCCCTCAATGACTTTGATGTCTCCACTCCTGACGCCTTTGATAACAAATACTATACCAATTTGCAGAGCCTGAGGGGGCTGCTCCAAACCGACCAAGACCTGCTCTCTGCTGCCTCCACCAATGCATCTACTGCCCCCATCGTCAACGAGTTTGCCATGAATCAAACTGCCTTTTTCGAGAGCTTTCTCGAGGCTATGATCAAGATGGGCAACATCAGTGTGCTCACGGGGAGCAACGGGGAGATCAGGAGCAATTGCCGGCAAGTGAATGAAGCTAGTGGCTGAATGAAGTTGGCGCTAAAAGAAGTTGCTCTGTTGTGCCAATTTGAATTCAAACTCAATAACATGTCTAGTGTCTTAATTACCAATCGATAGAACCGACTAGTCCGGTttgtttattagttttaaataaataaatatggtaAATCACAAAACTTGGTGCTAACCTAGCTATATTATAAAAATCTCTTCTTCTCTAAGGTCACAGAGCTTAAAACCCTTTAccagtttctttgttttttgaaaaacaaaaaaacacagaaAATTCTGATGTTGTCACTCGGAGCCAGATACGGTCACCTCCATGCCCAACAGGAGCTCTGGAGGGAGAAGATGAGGAGGAAGGAAAGAGGGAGGAAGGGGAAAGAAGAGAAGAACTAGAAGGAGGAGAAGTAGACAGAGGAGAAAGGCTGTAAAGCAAAAGCATACAGTCGTTCCGACTTCCGAGGCCAAAGCAGAGCAGTAAGTAAACAGTAAAAGCGAAggcgcctttttttttttttttaagattatttttgtttttcaCTTTTtggaaactaaataaataaatatgtgtacggtttaatttttcttatatttttgttttaaaaaaaccaTTAGATTATGAATAATTTTTTACGGGCCGGGCTAACCCAGGAATCGGACTCTCCTACCGACCGTAGCTCTCCACGTGAGGCCCACGTTTTCTCCACGCCGCTCGCGCCGCGTGCAGTTAATTTATAATACGACATAGTAATTAAAgatcaactccgattttattaaaATTCCAAAAGTAGGTAAATCATATACCAAAATTTTAATCGACATTttttatcaaataaaaaatatatatttttctatgTTTGTATAATGTACT from Zingiber officinale cultivar Zhangliang chromosome 6B, Zo_v1.1, whole genome shotgun sequence carries:
- the LOC121988775 gene encoding peroxidase A2-like, producing the protein MGTMIPHLLTDEYHYLPLLFSYFKKKNRLSIVPSTLHFIINDTEQSVSLRDLRKLEFSSMASFFSFSHAFSSSLFLTLLLLGFYECEAQLTTTFYDTSCPSVSTIVRDQVRQAQSSDPRILASLTRLFFHDCFANGCDGSILLDNSSTEKGTAPNKNSARGFDIIDKIKVAVENNCSGIVSCSDILAITAEASVNLAGGPSWSVLLGRRDGTTTNITAANNLPSPFDSVTVLQQKFAAVNLNVTDLVALSGAHTFGRAQCRTFNQRLYNFGDTGNPDPSLNTTYLSALQQSCPQGGNVSALNDFDVSTPDAFDNKYYTNLQSLRGLLQTDQDLLSAASTNASTAPIVNEFAMNQTAFFESFLEAMIKMGNISVLTGSNGEIRSNCRQVNEASG